GAATCCGTGTTTCCCCTTGTTGAAGGAATTGGGCCCGGCGGAGGTGGGAGTCTCTCTGCGGCGGGAGGAGGAAGGTGTTTGGTTATGCGTGTGATGGGTTGAGGACCGCTCTGTACGCACAGTTAAAGCTGCAaaaggtcatttcggacttctaacggtcaagagaggaattgcggcaacaaacaccttcaaaggACAACACTGCTTATcactccccttctctgtgaacgcgctgatgttgaaacccctctccacgccattggctgtggcaattagaaccattttttatttttattttacagctgtacaatattttGGTAAAGTGTGAGTCAAGTGTATTTTGTAACcaaaatttaaggactataaacacaggcagagggtgagtcaacatgtcagtgagcctttttcaatgatttacaatggtcttgtaacaatgttttaacaggaAAATTATTGCACAAGCTGGTTAACCGTACTGAATGaaatccagaacagctcttcagTCCCTTGTTCCAGAgttgggagggttccaggttttactgcTCGGATACTGAGGATTGCTGTATTGTCGGTCTGTGTCTGTAGATTGCTGTatggtctgtctgtgtctgtagattGCTGTATGGTCTGTCTGCGTCTGTAGGTGGCTGTGCTGCTTCAGTCTTATGCtgctcggtaatcctgcttcgtgatacagCCCCACAGACTGTGTAGCAGAGACATGCTAGCAGTGAGATGGACGCTGTCGAGTTTCTTACCTGCCGATATTTTTCATTCTCATCTTGGCCTCAGGGGGCATCTCCTCAGGTTCACTCTGCAATGGGCGACAATTCAGTTAACATGCTGTGTAcgtgtgcctgtctgtccgtgtgcgtgcgtgttccGTACTcacatcatcatcttcattaaACACCGCAGCGAGAGCAGGTTTCTTGGCAGGCACGGCTGGGGTAGGCTCTTTAGGCTTCTGAGAACGAGAGATCAAACGCACAAAGCGTTACTATGATACTATGACTACTATGATTTGTgtctgggggaaaaaattaaGTAATAAAGAATCCACAAATCCAACCCAGCCCCTTCGCCTGCCTCCCCGAAAACacgagacagacacacacacacacacacacacacacacacacagacagagccccTAAACCCCAAGACTTACACTGGCTCCCAGCTTGATGGAGATTGGGGCAGGCTTCTTATTGAGCGGACTCATCATCCCAAATCCCACCTTGGAAACTTTGGGTGGTGCTTGGTGGCCGGAGGGCTCCTCTGGGGCAGTGCGTTTTCCTGCACCCCGGccctcacccccgcccccccctccattgCTGGAAGAGACAGTCTTAGTGTTCACAcagcctcccctctctcctggtcctgctgGAGTCGAAACAACTTACCAAGGTGAGCTACTTTTTACCTGCAGACACGGAGCCCCAGAGCAGCCCAGTGCACAGCCAGCCTAAGGCAGCTAGTACAGGGCCAATGGATAGAGAGCTCTGGTTATTACCACGTTAGAGAAGAATCCTGGTCATATGACAAGTTATCAATTCAAAATACAATTATAATTGTATAACCAGTAATCAGGCTATTGTAAACATTCACTTCCATTACAAGAATCTATTTCCGAGTAAAGGCAGGACTGAAATGAAGTGTTGTTTTAGGCCTAATAAATGAAGGAGTTGCAATTCAAACCCGCAAGCATGCAAAGCGATATTCTGCGATTCATTATTTAAAGTTCCACTAAAAACTACGCGCACAAACTATATCATACCGACGGAAAAATATCATGTTGACGCGGTCATGGTGAAAGGAATCGTCGCAATACACACGACGAAAGAAACAGAAACCGAACTTCAGCAACAAAGACATTCGATCCATATAGCCGAAGTGATTGCTGGCACTAGATTTCGCACATCATCGACGTTAGCCAAATAGCTAACTTCTTTCAAACGGCAATCGCTGGTCATTGGGTGTAGCATGCCGTtgaatggaaaatgtgtgttagTACATGGCCTCGATTTTATACTGAATAAAACGTCAAACCGTATAAGGGAAGGGAAATGATGGCTGCTATCCAACGTTTACGGCTCTTACGTTAGCTGTAGCTaatgttgctagctagctagctatgcagACTGGGCCGCTTGCCCACGTCCCCGTCTCATTCTCCTATAGTCAATGCCCCGAGAAGAACCCATCACGAGTTTTCACGTAGGTTTACATTTCATAAAACCTCTGAATGAATCCGATTAACGCCGATGAATAAAAATACTAATTTCACCTCCGTCGTCGGAGAGCTCCTCGCTGCTACGCCTTTCATCCGCCATTATCACTGACGAAAACAAACGGTACGTCACGTAAAGTTACCCGTCCTGCTCAGCCATCCACAGCTGACCTCATACCGTCATGTTTATCGCATACTTGATGGATGACAAGGAATTGTTGGCAGTCAGGAGCGATATTGATTCAGAACAAGTACTGTCAGCAAAATTAGGACCCAAGGCATTGTCTTACCTACGTTCTTGGTCATTTATTTTATGCAAATGTTGTCGACCCAACCTATTTCCAACCACGGATTTCATGCAGAAGTTATGAATCCCTATCATACAGTTCAGCGAAATTATCATATACGCAAATTGGTCAATTGCCCAGGTGAACCTCCTGCCTTCAACAACTCAGTTTTACATTGCACTGAAGGAACTATGTTTCTGAAACTGATCGACTTGTATTgctgttgtatttattttcttgcatgGCTGGGGTTTTCACTGCACAGTGTAGTGCTGTTTATAGTGTGTGTATCCTAGATAAAATGTCCTAATTCCTTCATAAGAATATCCCTTAAATCCACTTCTATACCTGACTGCAAGCATGAATATTATTGTATAGATAAAAGAAAGTGGCAATGTTACAGAAGTTCTattctaaaaatgtgaataGCTTTTATTTGGTGAATGCTACCatatgttatttgttatttgttgttaaTGTCATTTGTAGAAACTATAGAATATCAATTTGTTGAATGTCTCCTCAATGTTTTGGTTTGAATAACTAGACCTTAAATGGCATATTGATACAAAACATTGAAACGTAGGCCTAATTTATAGCTATCACAATAGCAGATTTGTAtctattgtatttgtattttatttatcatttttaatttttttttgttatttagttttatgaatttattgTTTATAGATTTTTTAGATGGAAAagaatataaatgcattttttttactttattaaaaacgtttttttattttattttttcaatttattttgcctttatgAATTTTagatgaaaaactgaaatatcatTGCAAAATGTACCAGCttgaaaatatttcagttaGAAATGTCTGCCCTCAATGCACGAGTGAAATTGCACGTTTTATTAATATTTGGACACGCCTCTAGAACGCAACACATTACTAGCCTTGTAGTGGGGTACAGTGAACAGCGCCAGTCAAGGTATCGGAAAAGGATTTATCCATGAACACCATTTCCCAGACTACCCTGCATAAGAGGGCGTTTTGGTGTGTTTGCTAATAGATAACACGGGAAACGGTGCAATGGTGGGTGGCGTGCTTGCTGTTTTACTGGCTTTTTATGAAGTAATTTGTGCACGTTTGTAGCGGGATACCACATCACTTCATTTAACTATGGCTGGCTTCGTTTTGTGTGTCGGAAACGGCACTAGTCGCTCCGCTGCGAGACTATTTGCGTCTTCAAGTAAAAGTGGTCGCGGAACCCTAAACCTGGCTTTTTATAGCGAACGTTCGTCAAGTAGGGTTTTCTCTCAGGTTGGAGCGGGATTGTATTGCAGAGCTACAGGTGTGAGATTTGCATCTCGCCTCGCCGGGAGACAGACCGCGGATGcgtttttcagaaataaaacttTGGTGGCAGCTGGAGCCGCGGTAGTGGCTGGGGTCATGGCCGGTTTCTGTCATTTTCAGAAGGCTGAAATGGCATCCAGGGTTATTAAAGAcgtagagggggagagggagattcTGGAGAAATGCAAAGGGTTCATGTCCGCGCCGGTGACGGATGTTGAGATTCTACAGCAGAGGAAAGGGGACATGTCCACCCGGATGGAAATGCTGATCATGGAGACCCAGGCTGCGTTCTGCCGAGCGCTCGAGGAGGTGGACGGCGCCAAGTTCAAAGTGGACCGGTGGCAGCGAAAGGAAGGTAGCTAAACAGTCTTGGGACTTAATTTGTATTTTCCCAAGTATTTTTCTTACAGTCCGTGTATTTCTATCAACGTACCAACGTATCACAATTACCCATTTATGTTAGATAACCACTTCTAACAGGTACAGGTAATCTTCTTAGGGAAGATGTGATCTATCTCACCTTAAACAATTGCTGACAGTTCATTCACCTCAAGGCAAAGGGTTTTAACTGAAGCTACCTTTgaatgtatgcagtgtgtaatggAGGATATCAGGTTTTATTTGGTATAAGGAAGTTGTATCAACATGTATCCCGTACCGGGTGG
This region of Conger conger chromosome 17, fConCon1.1, whole genome shotgun sequence genomic DNA includes:
- the LOC133116565 gene encoding PEST proteolytic signal-containing nuclear protein-like isoform X2, whose protein sequence is MADERRSSEELSDDGGPGERGGCVNTKTVSSSNGGGGGGEGRGAGKRTAPEEPSGHQAPPKVSKVGFGMMSPLNKKPAPISIKLGASKPKEPTPAVPAKKPALAAVFNEDDDSEPEEMPPEAKMRMKNIGRETPTSAGPNSFNKGKHGFSDHQKLWERKLKSQSDK
- the LOC133116565 gene encoding PEST proteolytic signal-containing nuclear protein-like isoform X1, which gives rise to MADERRSSEELSDDGAGPGERGGCVNTKTVSSSNGGGGGGEGRGAGKRTAPEEPSGHQAPPKVSKVGFGMMSPLNKKPAPISIKLGASKPKEPTPAVPAKKPALAAVFNEDDDSEPEEMPPEAKMRMKNIGRETPTSAGPNSFNKGKHGFSDHQKLWERKLKSQSDK